The following nucleotide sequence is from Opitutia bacterium.
GTCGGGAGCGGGCAGAAATTGTGGCACGAGGAAATCTTGATCACACCCTCCTCCACCGCGCGCAGGATGCCGGGCACAAGCGTGATCCGGACACCGTGGCTGAGCTCCGCCCACTCGAACCCGAGTGAGGCCATTTCCTTGAGCATCTCGTAGCCGTCCTGATGCCGCTGCGAGAGCCAGCAAGAGGACAGCGAAAGGATGGGCTTCATGAGTGAGCTATCACTAGGACAAGAGTTTGCGCCTGATGCAAGCAACGTGCTGCCGGCTGGACGCGGGCCATTCGGCCAATAAAAAACCGGCCACGCGCACTAGGCAGCGGCCGGTTCGGAAAACGGGAGCGACGCGGAACTCAGTTGGCGTAGCGGGCGCGGAGCATCGCGGTGAAGGCCGCGACCTTATCCTTGCGGCGGCGCTTCTCGCACGGCTTTTCGTAGTAACGCTTCGCGCGCACGTCTTTGATGATGTTCTCGCGGTCGAGCTTCTTCTTCATGCGGCGCAGCGCACGGTCGATCGGCTCGTTTTTGCGCATTTTGATCTCGATGGACATGGGAAAGGGAGTGGGTGGAAGGTGTCGAAAGGTCCAGAAAGAAGCCGGGGGCCTTCGAGCGCGTCAACAGCTATTTTTAAAGGTAGGGCGGGACCGCTGGGCCCGCCGTTCCGATGAACGTCCTGGCGGCGGGTCCAGCGGCTCCGCCCTACCCCACGTTCGCGGCAAACCCTTTCAATTCCACGAGTTTTCCACATCCCCATGAATCGCCTTGCGACACCCCACCCGCAGGCTTCCGATGCCTCCCCGTGGCCGCCGCAGACACCAATTTCATCCATCTTCACGTCCACACCGACTACAGCCTGCTCGACGGTGCCTGCCGCATCGACCGCCTAATGGGCCGCGCCAAAGCCCTCGGGATGACCGCCCTCGCGCTCACCGACCACGGCAACATGTATGGCGCGATCGAGTTCTTCAACGCCGCCAAATCCAACGGCATCAAGCCGCTCATCGGCTGCGAAATCTACCTGACCGAAACGTCCGCGCTGGAAAAGACCGGCCGCTCCGAAGACGGCAAGAGCTACTACCACATGGGCCTGCTCGCGCGGAATCTGCAGGGCTACCAAAACCTCCTCAAACTCGTCTCCTACGCGCACCTCAAGGGCTTTTACTACAAGCCGCGCGCCGACATGGAGACGCTCGCGAAATACTCCGGCGGCCTCATCGGCTTCACCGGTTGCCTCGCCGCCATCGTGCCGCAGCACCTGCTCCACGACCGCTACGAACAGGCGCGCCAAGCCTGCGGGCGCTTCGTCGAGATCTTCGGCCGCGAGAACTTCTTCGTCGAAATCCAGGACCACGGCATCCCCGAGCAGCGCAAAATCATCCCCGGCCTGCTCAAGCTCGGCGAGGAGTTCGGCCTGAAGGTCATCTGCACAAACGACGTCCACTACGTGAACCACGAGGACGCCGGCCCGCACGACTCGCTCCTCTGCATCCAGACCGGCGCGAAAGTCGCCGAGACGGACCGCATGAAATTCGACGGCACGCAGTTCTACCTGAAGTCGCGCGCCGAGATGGAAAAAATCTTCGGCGAAGTCCCCGAATCCATCACCAACACCCAAGGCGTCGCCGAAATGTGCGACGTCGCGATCCCGTTCCCCAAAGGCTCCGAGCGCTACCCGAAATATCCGCTCCCGGTCGAAATCAGGGACCAGCTCACGCCCGGCGAATACCTCGAGCAGCTCTGTCACGAAGGCCTCAAGAAGCGCTACAACTTCGCCTACGACGACGTCGCCTCGCGCCCCGCCGTCGCCGAGCGCCTCGCAAAACTCACCAACCTTCCCGCCGGCCAGAAGCCCGTCGCGCCCGACTACAACGGCCTGCCGCTCGAAGAGGAACTCGTCGTGCGCCTCGCCTTCGAGCTCTCGATCATCCGCGTCACGGGTTTCATCGACTACTTCCTCGTCGTTTGGGATTTCATCCACTGGGCGAAAGAAAAGGCCATCCCCGTCGGCCCCGGCCGCGGCTCCGGCGCCGGCTGTCTCGTCGCCTACGTGCTCGGGATCACCAACCTCGACCCGATCCGCTTCAAGCTGCTCTTCGAGCGCTTCCTCAACCCCGAGCGCGTCTCGCCGCCGGACTTCGACATCGACTTCTGCATGCGCCGCCGCGGCGAAGTCATCGACTACGTCCGCCAGAAATACGGCAACGACTGCGTCGCCAACATCATCACCTACGGCACGCTCGGCGCGAAGATGGTCGTGCGCGACGTCTCGCGCGTCCACGATCTGCCCTTCGCCGAAGCCGACCGCCTCGCCAAGATGATCCCCGACGAGCTCAACATCGAGCTCAAGGCCGCCATCGAAAAATCCGCCGAGCTCCGCACGGAATACGAAAAAAACCCCGTCGCGAAGAAGATCCTCGATCAAGGCCTCGTCCTCGAGGGCATGGTGCGCAACACCGGCAAGCACGCCGCCGGCATCATCATCACCGACAAGCCGCTCGACGAGTTCGTCCCGCTCACGCTCCAGGAAGGCGACGTGACGGTGCAATACGACATGAACGCCGTCGGCAAACTCGGCCTGCTGAAGATGGACTTCCTCGGCCTGAAGACGCTGACCGTCATCGCCGACGCCGTCGCCAACGTCCGCCGCACCGCCAATCCCACCTTCGACATCGAGACCATCCCGCTCGACGACCCGAAGACCTACGTGATGCTCAACGCCGGCAAGACCGTCGGCGTGTTCCAGCTCGAATCCGGCGGCATGCAGAACGCCTGCAAGCAGGTCGGCGTGACCGACATCAACGACATCAACGCCATCTGCGCCCTCTACCGCCCGGGCCCGATGCAGTTCATCCCCGACTACGCGCGCGGCAAACGCGACCCGTCGACCGTCGCTTACCCGCACCAACTTCTCGAACAGTCGCTCAAGGAAACCTACGGCATCATCGTTTACCAAGAGCAGGTCATGGAGTGCGCGAAGATCATCGCCGGTTACACGCTCGGCGGCGCCGACATGCTCCGCCGCGCGATGGGCAAGAAGGACGCCGAAGCGATGGCGAAGGAGCGCATCAAGTTCGTCGAAGGCGCGAAGCGCGTGAACAACATCGGCGAAGCCAAAGCCAACGAAATCTTCGACCTGCTGAACAAGTTCGCGAACTACGGCTTCAACAAATCGCACTCCGCGTCCTACGCGCTCGTCAGCTACCAGACGGCGTATCTCAAGGCGAACTACCCGGTCGAGTTCATGGCCGCCGTGCTGACCGCCGAACTCGGCAACGCGGAAAAAGTTTCCCACTTCATCGCCGAAGCCGAAGCGATGGGCATTCAGGTGCTGGGCCCGGACGTGAATGAATCGCGTGGAGATTTCACGCCGGTGGTGAAGAAAGCTGAGAGCTCAGAGTCTAGAGCTCAGAGCAAGAAAGACGGTTCGACACTCTCAGCT
It contains:
- the rpsU gene encoding 30S ribosomal protein S21 — encoded protein: MSIEIKMRKNEPIDRALRRMKKKLDRENIIKDVRAKRYYEKPCEKRRRKDKVAAFTAMLRARYAN
- the dnaE gene encoding DNA polymerase III subunit alpha — its product is MNVLAAGPAAPPYPTFAANPFNSTSFPHPHESPCDTPPAGFRCLPVAAADTNFIHLHVHTDYSLLDGACRIDRLMGRAKALGMTALALTDHGNMYGAIEFFNAAKSNGIKPLIGCEIYLTETSALEKTGRSEDGKSYYHMGLLARNLQGYQNLLKLVSYAHLKGFYYKPRADMETLAKYSGGLIGFTGCLAAIVPQHLLHDRYEQARQACGRFVEIFGRENFFVEIQDHGIPEQRKIIPGLLKLGEEFGLKVICTNDVHYVNHEDAGPHDSLLCIQTGAKVAETDRMKFDGTQFYLKSRAEMEKIFGEVPESITNTQGVAEMCDVAIPFPKGSERYPKYPLPVEIRDQLTPGEYLEQLCHEGLKKRYNFAYDDVASRPAVAERLAKLTNLPAGQKPVAPDYNGLPLEEELVVRLAFELSIIRVTGFIDYFLVVWDFIHWAKEKAIPVGPGRGSGAGCLVAYVLGITNLDPIRFKLLFERFLNPERVSPPDFDIDFCMRRRGEVIDYVRQKYGNDCVANIITYGTLGAKMVVRDVSRVHDLPFAEADRLAKMIPDELNIELKAAIEKSAELRTEYEKNPVAKKILDQGLVLEGMVRNTGKHAAGIIITDKPLDEFVPLTLQEGDVTVQYDMNAVGKLGLLKMDFLGLKTLTVIADAVANVRRTANPTFDIETIPLDDPKTYVMLNAGKTVGVFQLESGGMQNACKQVGVTDINDINAICALYRPGPMQFIPDYARGKRDPSTVAYPHQLLEQSLKETYGIIVYQEQVMECAKIIAGYTLGGADMLRRAMGKKDAEAMAKERIKFVEGAKRVNNIGEAKANEIFDLLNKFANYGFNKSHSASYALVSYQTAYLKANYPVEFMAAVLTAELGNAEKVSHFIAEAEAMGIQVLGPDVNESRGDFTPVVKKAESSESRAQSKKDGSTLSALDSQLSAANGSGGAIRFGLAGIKGVGELAAAKIIEEREANGPFADFADFVRRVDGRAINKRVLEHLVKTGAFDYSHAPRKPLFDGIDAALAGAAAHARDKAAGQHSFMDMLADEAPKKKSSKALSSQPSALGSPDSATDFTSQERLQFEKELLGFYVSGHPLNAYAGLAEALSTHTEETVLLEGDRVEFRLAGLMSGITKRLSKRDNRPWAFFNLASRRATISVNMYADAYETYGKILAENLPVVLLGSVMKGNDGARLNIKEVYHLDAYVPNNIRKVTWLLKPDHPGVTDFLPKLRKAIDAANGDTKVEIAFLFEGRVAPIAETSFALKWRVTGTAFQSLRSHPAVVGALIEARAPELKEVRRWGKRSG